One window of the Salvia splendens isolate huo1 chromosome 1, SspV2, whole genome shotgun sequence genome contains the following:
- the LOC121792215 gene encoding putative late blight resistance protein homolog R1A-10 — translation MGGIVTSTLAKYVYHHPMIMDQYDIRAWVTISQDYSIPSILSQLLASLKGKVERVERDSLKVIEAEMLEIKKNLSGRRYLIVIDDIWSVVAWNHIQWLFPNNHNRSRIILTTRLMDVATNAAISSNIHMMRFLDDVQSLRLFQDKVFGDQDCPIELQSVGEKIVKGCGGLPLSIVTVAGLLSRIPRTPKLWKQIEVNDGQLGSILSLSYNHLPLHLRKCFLYMAAFPQEYDIRASELIKLWVAEGYMLRRYAFETVDLLAEHCLEDLTRQSLVLVTSRKIDGKIKSCRLHSMVRDSCVKQAGQEKFLLPVMDYFPTPILRRHFLPQVLQNHRRVSVSWHDLNLKDSGHSSCTTCIICIPQRGYRPKSSVQNFTSLRVLHVLRRNDRSYRELGQVFELSNLTYLASNIPDSIVPPAIAKLQNLQSLIIYRSDVRLPVEIWSLRMLRHLIAFTFQPLPLPKRATLSLVHLKTLSMAIDFVCSEKVVEMIPNIKKLGICYSQEKFGSGYYCLGNLIRFHRVEKLKLEMHHGSYVPRLIYLPLSLNKLELSGGWISWRDMMIVGSLPNLQVVKLKNHACHGEHWETIEGEFGNLILLLIDESNLQRWTAKSSHFPRLKCLMLHRCPYLDEIPHDFGNIHPLKLIEIDDHKNIYNIYIGKITKMIPCEVFLILFQT, via the coding sequence ATGGGAGGCATTGTTACGTCCACACTTGCTAAATATGTTTATCATCATCCAATGATCATGGACCAATATGATATTCGAGCTTGGGTCACAATATCACAGGATTATAGCATACCAAGTATTCTCTCACAATTACTAGCTTCGCTCAAAGGAAAAGTAGAGCGAGTTGAAAGGGATTCATTGAAAGTAATCGAAGCAGAGATgcttgaaattaaaaaaaatttatcagGGAGGAGGTATCTCATAGTAATAGATGACATTTGGAGTGTGGTAGCTTGGAATCACATACAGTGGCTATTTCCTAACAATCATAACAGAAGCCGGATCATATTAACCACAAGGCTAATGGATGTGGCGACTAATGCCGCCATTTCATCGAACATTCATATGATGCGTTTCTTGGATGATGTACAAAGTTTGCGTTTGTTCCAAGACAAGGTTTTTGGAGATCAAGATTGTCCTATTGAGCTGCAAAGTGTGGGGGAAAAAATTGTAAAAGGGTGTGGAGGACTGCCTCTCTCAATTGTTACTGTGGCAGGACTTTTATCAAGGATTCCTAGAACTCCAAAGTTGTGGAAGCAAATTGAAGTAAATGATGGGCAGTTGGGATCAATATTATCTTTGAGTTACAACCACTTGCCTCTACATTTGAGGAAGTGTTTCTTGTATATGGCAGCATTCCCTCAAGAGTATGACATCCGTGCCTCTGAACTCATCAAACTTTGGGTTGCTGAGGGCTATATGCTAAGGCGATATGCATTTGAAACCGTAGATTTGTTGGCAGAGCATTGCTTGGAGGATCTGACCAGGCAAAGTCTAGTTTTGGTCACTAGCCGGAAAATTGATGGCAAAATCAAAAGTTGCAGGCTGCATAGTATGGTGCGGGACTCTTGTGTGAAACAGGCCGGGCAAGAGAAGTTCCTTCTCCCTGTTATGGACTACTTCCCTACTCCTATCCTGAGAAGACATTTTCTTCCACAAGTCCTCCAAAATCATCGCCGTGTAAGTGTTAGTTGGCACGATCTAAATCTTAAAGACTCTGGGCATAGCTCATGTACCACTTGTATCATATGCATCCCACAAAGAGGGTATAGGCCCAAAAGCTCTGTACAAAACTTTACTTCACTTAGGGTCCTTCATGTTTTACGTAGAAATGATCGTTCATATCGGGAACTAGGTCAAGTGTTTGAACTGAGTAATCTTACTTACCTTGCTTCCAACATCCCTGATAGTATTGTCCCTCCAGCTATAGCAAAGCTTCAAAATCTGCAGTCTTTAATTATTTACAGATCTGATGTTCGTTTGCCAGTAGAGATTTGGAGTCTGAGGATGTTGAGACATCTTATTGCCTTCACATTTCAACCTTTACCCCTTCCCAAAAGAGCAACTCTTTCTCTAGTGCACTTGAAAACGCTTTCTATGGCAATAGACTTTGTCTGTAGTGAAAAGGTGGTGGAAATGATTCCCAACATTAAAAAGTTAGGAATATGTTACTCTCAAGAGAAGTTTGGTTCTGGCTATTATTGTCTTGGCAATCTTATACGTTTTCATCGAGTTGAGAAACTGAAATTGGAGATGCATCATGGTTCATACGTGccacgtctgatttatttacCTTTGTCACTGAACAAGTTAGAACTGAGTGGCGGGTGGATTTCTTGGAGAGATATGATGATTGTTGGTTCGTTGCCTAATCTTCAAGTGGTGAAACTAAAGAACCATGCTTGCCATGGGGAACACTGGGAAACCATTGAGGGGGAATTTGGTAATTTGATACTCCTGCTTATCGATGAATCAAATCTGCAGCGTTGGACAGCTAAAAGTAGCCACTTTCCGAGGCTCAAGTGCCTAATGCTTCATCGTTGTCCATACTTGGATGAGATTCCACATGATTTTGGAAATATTCATCCACTTAAACTGATTGAGATCGATGATCAcaaaaatatatacaatatatacATAGGAAAGATCACAAAAATGATCCCTTGTGAAGTGTTCTTGATCCTCTTTCAAACCTGA
- the LOC121753391 gene encoding putative late blight resistance protein homolog R1B-23, giving the protein MAYEALESLQQTLLQILVRGDYLITPPVKYQIISIHDRAVVLQLNLNQFPYKESIRDVANTAKEIIQSVFSLENLSICGSITVRLSDQLGQLAEQLQSTVAFMVGYIRQRSDSAIESEVEDPTEMIAINSNGLRRLAENIMSIGRESEEEDSSDSHVSVGFDDDLNDSAALDLPENPSDSPSIYPPTSKDDVIGFDEDIAQLMERVTDYSLSNRQILPIVGMGGIGKSTLAKYVYNHPMIMHQYDIRAWVTVSQDCCIVNILSQLLASLKGKVGPVGTDSLIVIDAEKLEIFKILSGRRYLIVIDDIWSVEAWDHVQKLFPDNNNGSWIILTTRLMDVATYAAISWNIHVMRFMDDEDSWRLFQHKVFGDHDCPLELQSVGEKIVKRCGGLPLSIVTMAGLLSRIPRTPKLWQQIEVNDGQLVSILYLSYNHLPLHLRKCFLYMAGFPQEYDIRASELIKLWVAEGFLECRNESKSIEMTAEECLEDLIKQSLVLISSRKSDGKIKSCRLHSMVWDFCVRQAGKEKFILSVTEYFPNLILRRHFLPQVLQNHHRISVSWYDLNLKDYMHSSCTTSIICIPQRGYRPKGSVKNFTSLRVLHVLRRNDHSYWELGQVFELIYLTYLASYIPDDIVSAAIAKLQNLQTLIIYRSNVHLPVEIWSLRQLRNLIAFSFCPLLLPEGETLSLENLHTLHMATNFTCSGRMVGMLPNIKKLGICYPEVKFGVGYHLGNLIHLFKLEKLKLNMHNSYVPRLNPIFPLSLKKLELSGGWIYWRDMTIVGSLPNLQVLKLKNYACYGEHWGIFDEEFGNLVHLLIDESNLKCWTIECSPFPRLQSLTLLRCPYLDEIPYDIGLIPLLQVIEIDDHNQSLLYSAKKIQEERQDWVREDLKVVVKRS; this is encoded by the coding sequence ATGGCTTATGAAGCTCTGGAATCCCTGCAACAAACCTTACTTCAAATCCTTGTACGCGGCGATTATCTCATCACTCCTCCTGTTAAATACCAAATTATATCCATCCACGACAGAGCTGTTGTCTTGCAATTGAATCTCAATCAGTTTCCATATAAAGAATCAATAAGAGATGTAGCAAATACAGCAAAAGAGATTATTCAATCTGTTTTCTCCCTAGAAAATCTATCAATTTGTGGATCCATAACTGTCCGGCTTTCAGATCAGTTGGGGCAACTGGCTGAGCAGCTCCAATCAACGGTTGCATTTATGGTTGGCTACATACGGCAACGGAGTGATTCTGCAATTGAGAGTGAAGTTGAAGATCCAACGGAGATGATTGCAATAAATTCAAACGGGTTGAGGAGGTTAGCGGAGAATATAATGTCAATTGGAAGAGAATCAGAAGAGGAAGATTCGAGTGATTCACAtgtttcggttggttttgatgatGATTTGAATGATTCTGCTGCTCTTGACCTTCCTGAAAACCCTAGCGATTCACCATCAATATATCCACCCACGAGCAAAGATGATGTGATTGGCTTTGATGAAGATATAGCACAGCTGATGGAGCGAGTAACTGACTATTCATTATCCAACCGACAAATCCTCCCTATTGTGGGAATGGGAGGCATTGGTAAGTCCACACTTGCTAAATATGTTTATAATCATCCAATGATCATGCATCAATATGATATTCGAGCTTGGGTCACAGTATCACAAGATTGTTGTATAGTAAATATTCTCTCACAATTACTAGCTTCGCTCAAAGGAAAAGTAGGTCCAGTTGGAACGGATTCATTGATAGTAATAGATGCAGAGAAgcttgaaattttcaaaatcttaTCGGGGAGGAGGTATCTCATAGTAATAGACGACATTTGGAGTGTGGAAGCTTGGGATCACGTGCAGAAGCTATTTCCGGACAATAATAATGGAAGCTGGATCATATTAACCACAAGGCTAATGGATGTGGCGACTTATGCTGCCATTTCGTGGAACATTCATGTGATGCGTTTCATGGATGACGAAGATAGTTGGCGTCTGTTCCAACACAAGGTTTTTGGAGATCACGATTGTCCTCTTGAGCTACAAAGTGTTGGggaaaaaattgtaaaaagatGTGGAGGACTGCCCCTCTCAATTGTTACTATGGCAGGACTTTTATCGAGGATTCCTAGAACTCCAAAGTTGTGGCAGCAAATTGAAGTAAATGATGGGCAGTTGGTATCAATATTATATTTGAGTTACAACCACTTGCCTCTACATTTGAGGAAGTGCTTCTTGTATATGGCTGGTTTCCCTCAAGAGTATGACATCCGTGCCTCTGAACTCATCAAACTTTGGGTTGCTGAGGGGTTTTTGGAATGTCGAAACGAATCTAAAAGCATAGAAATGACGGCGGAGGAGTGCTTGGAGGATCTGATCAAGCAAAGTCTAGTATTGATCAGTAGCCGGAAAAGTGATGGCAAAATCAAAAGTTGCAGGCTGCATAGTATGGTGTGGGACTTTTGTGTGAGACAGGCTGGCAAAGAGAAGTTCATTCTTTCTGTCACGGAATACTTCCCTAATCTTATCCTGAGAAGGCATTTTCTTCCACAAGTCCTCCAAAATCATCACCGCATAAGTGTTAGTTGGTATGATCTTAATCTTAAAGACTATATGCATAGTTCATGCACCACCTCTATTATATGCATCCCACAGAGAGGGTATAGGCCCAAAGGCTCTGTAAAGAACTTTACCTCACTTAGGGTACTTCACGTTTTACGTAGAAATGATCATTCATATTGGGAGCTAGGTCAAGTGTTTGAATTGATTTATCTCACTTACCTTGCTTCCTACATTCCCGATGATATTGTTTCTGCGGCTATAGCAAAGCTTCAGAATCTGcaaactttaattatttatagatCTAATGTTCATTTGCCTGTGGAGATTTGGAGCCTGAGGCAGTTGAGAAATCTTATTGCCTTCTCATTTTGTCCTTTACTCCTTCCTgaaggagaaactctttctCTAGAAAActtacacacacttcacatggCAACAAACTTTACATGTAGTGGAAGGATGGTGGGAATGCTCCCAAACATTAAAAAGTTGGGAATATGCTACCCTGAAGTGAAGTTTGGTGTAGGTTACCATCTTGGCAACCTTATACATTTGTTTAAACTTGAGAAGCTGAAATTGAATATGCATAACTCATACGTGCCACGTCTGAATCCTATTTTTCCTCTGTCACTGAAGAAGTTGGAATTGAGTGGCGGGTGGATTTATTGGAGAGATATGACGATTGTTGGTTCGTTGCCAAATCTTCAAGTGTTGAAACTAAAGAACTATGCTTGCTATGGGGAACACTGGGGTATCTTTGACGAGGAATTTGGTAATTTGGTACATCTGCTTATCGATGAATCAAATCTCAAGTGTTGGACAATTGAATGTAGTCCATTTCCGAGGCTCCAGAGCCTAACGCTTCTTCGTTGTCCATACTTGGATGAGATTCCATATGATATTGGATTGATTCCATTACTGCAAGTGATTGAGAttgatgatcataaccaatctCTTTTGTACTCGGCAAAAAAAATACAAGAGGAACGCCAGGACTGGGTAAGAGAAGACCTAAAAGTTGTTGTGAAGCGTTCTTGA